In Takifugu flavidus isolate HTHZ2018 chromosome 1, ASM371156v2, whole genome shotgun sequence, the DNA window agtgttttttgtttttaataataacaataataatagttattatttaattattgtttaCTTTTTCAAATGTGAGTTGGTTTTTAATCAAACCTGTTTACTTTCTTTTGTTCCTCAGATCATCTTTTATGAGGACAGGAACTTCCAGGGTCGTTCCTATGAGACCAGCAGCGATTGTGCTGACATGTCCTCCTACCTGAGCAGGTGTCACTCTTGCAGGGTGGAGAGCGGCTGCTTCATGGTCTACGATCGCACTAACTACATGGGAAACCAGTTCTTTGTCAGGAGGGGAGAGTACTCTGACTATCAGCATATGGGCATGAGTGACTGCATCAGGTCTTGTCGCATGATCCCCATGGTAACCCAGTGCTTCCAGTTAATTTAGCAATATACCTAATGTTGAAAAATGTAAGGGAAAAAGTGAACTCGGATTTTTGTAAGTCTTGTTATCTAATTCCATTTCACAGCACAGAGGCCAGTTCAGGATGAAGATCTATGAGAGGGAGAACTTCAGTGGTCAGATGAACGAGCTGACTGACGACTGTGACAACATGCAGGACCGCTACCGTATGTCTGACTGCCTGTCCTCCCAGGTGATGGACGGCCACTGGCTGCTGTATGAGCAGCCTCACTTCAGAGGCAGGATGATGTACCTGAGGCCTGGGGAGTACAGGAGCTTCAGAGATCTGGGCATCAATGGCATGAGGATCCAGAGCATGAGGCGCATCATGGATTCCTGTTATTAGAGCTCTATCACATTGTACAAACCCAaggttttaaataaagaatgatTCTCTTTTAATCAATTCCTCTTCCAATTATTAGTCTGAAATATTGGCTtataatatatgtatatactgtaggtATATACCCACTCACCAGCCGCTTTATCAGGTACACCTTGGTAGTTAATTTTTCATGGTATATGTTACTGAAGCTCTTTTATCCATATTGATATGACAGCATCACACAGTTGCTGTAGATTTATCGGCTACACATGTATGCTCTCTGCTTCCACCACATCCTATAGATTGATATCTGGTGACGGGGAGGCCATTGAAGAACAGTGAACTAATTTTCATGTTCCACAAATCAGTTTGTGATGATCTGAGCTTTGTAACTTGGTGCATTATCATTGGAATATGGGTCCATTGTGGTCATAGACAGATGGACATGGTCAAGTAGGCTACAATGTATATATGATTCTCAAATGGTTCTAAGGAGCCCAAAGTGTGCCAAGAAAATATCGCCCACACAttacaccaccaccatcacccgccTGAACCATTGATACAAGGCACGTTGAAGCCATCTTACATGCTGTTTATGCCAAATTCTGACCAGACCGTCTGAATGTCCCAGCGTATACTGAGACCTCTTCAGACCAAGCTTTTCCAATCTACTTTTGTCGAATTTTGGTGAGTCTGTGTGAATTATagcctcatttcctgttcttagctgacaGGAGGGACACCTGGTGTGGTCTTTTaccgctgcagctcatcttcTTCCTTGGTTGTAACAGTGAT includes these proteins:
- the LOC130523322 gene encoding gamma-crystallin M3-like — translated: MTMGKIIFYEDRNFQGRSYETSSDCADMSSYLSRCHSCRVESGCFMVYDRTNYMGNQFFVRRGEYSDYQHMGMSDCIRSCRMIPMHRGQFRMKIYERENFSGQMNELTDDCDNMQDRYRMSDCLSSQVMDGHWLLYEQPHFRGRMMYLRPGEYRSFRDLGINGMRIQSMRRIMDSCY